GCAGTCCAAGTCGCGAGGCGAGTAGCAAAATGCCCAAAATAGCCAGACCAAGCAAACTTCATCCAAAAGCGCGTCCAAAGTGAGCCAACACTCGGTATATCACCTGTGTGTGACTTGGAAGCACGAGTCCAAATATGCTGACTTGAGGAAGATGCCATAACAGAACTTATAAAATGATGATTAAACTATGCTTTTGGCAAATAAGGACTTCGCTTGTAGTAAATCAGCAGGAGTATTGATTTCAAGCACAGCTTTTTGAGTTTGGCAGACAATAATGGAGTATCCGTGCTCTAAAACTCGCAATTGTTCTAAACCTTCACACTGTTCTAATGGTGTCGGAGTCAGCTGAGCGTAGTCAGCTAAAAAGTCCCGTCGAAAAGCATAAAGTCCGAGATGGTGAAACACCGGAACCGCACCTTGGTTACGGAAGTAGGGAATGGGAGCACGCGAGAAGTAAAGGGCGCGATTGTTGCGATCGCACAGCACTTTTACTGCATTCGGGTTAAAGTAATCTGTTTCTTGATCTAACGGGCAAGCCAACGTTGTCATATCCGGTGCTTTGCCTTCCAAATAAGGAGAAACCAATTGCATCAGCATTTCAGCCGTGACAAAAGGTTGATCTCCTTGAACATTGGCGATCGCTTGCATCTGCGGATATCTTTGAGCAACTTCAGCAACGCGATCTGTACCCGTTTGATGAGCACTGCTGGTCATTTCTACTGCGCCACCAAATTCTCGCACGCAATTTGCTACGAGTTCGCTATCTGTGGCAACAACAACTTTACTAAAAGCTGGACAACTTTGAGCGGCTTCATAAACCCACTGCACCATAGGACGATCTTTAATCATCACTAAAGGTTTACCAGGGAAGCGTTGCGAGTCGTAACGTGCAGGAATGACAGCCAAGATTTCCATAATGACTCCGAAATAGTAATGTGTTGTAGGAATAGCAGAGGTCAGAGGGCGCTGGCGCAGACCTTCGGTTCAGAGGTCAGGGATCAGGGTTAAGATAGTTCAATTGCTATACATACATAAACGAAGAAGCAGAAGTGCAGAGGTTTCCAATACTAGAGTGATTTCATAGTCCACGAAGGTGGACTTCGCTTCTATAGCCGCGACTTCAGTCGATAGGCGTGTTATACGCAGTTGAGTTAGAAATTGCAGAACCTAATTCCCGTATTACCTGACGTTCAGTTGCATCTAACTCAGCGAAAAATTCCCGATCGATTAAAGAAAATCCCGCATCGGTGTGAAATACCCAGCCAGCAGCACCATTAGTTTTTGCTTCTTGTGCAGCTTGCAAAAACTGCTCTTTAGTAAAGTCTCCACCGCGCCAACCATTACGATGATCCTCCTGTACATAAACAGGACGATTGCTATTAATGCTGCGGAGATGTTCCTTAGTTTGAGCAACACGAGTTCCTGTGTCGCCATACCATCTCGAATTACGTGTAAAGTGTGGCGCTATGACATCAATACCAGTTTTGACCTCCTGCGTCAAAACATCAGGGTTAAGCGTGTTTCCTCGCATCCACGCAGCATAGTTAGAAGTAAAAATGATAGCGCGTGCATTCTCAGCTTTAGCAATGAAGTAAAGCTGGCGAATATCCGAGTGCGAAAGTGCAGCTTCCCCTCCTAAGTTATGTTCATTTTGCAAGTCAAAAATCACATTGGGTTCATTGCGCAATGCTCTCACAGCAGCTTGAACTGCTCTATCGCGGGGAATTTCGCTATACCCTGTAATTGTCACATCAACAACAATACCTCTGTCGTTAGCAGCACGAACCAGCGCCAAGAGTTCTTCTGATTTTGTTAAATTGCCTTCTTCATCAAAAAAGCCGCGATTTCTCCAATCTAAGAACACGCGGATCAGGTTAAAGTTATATTCTGCTAAGCGATCTAAATCAGATTCACGCCAGTGAACTGCATCAAAATAACTCACACCTAATAGAAAAGTTGGCTGACCATTAATTGTGAACTTATCGCCAGCAATTCCGACACGAGTTTCTCTTGACGCTTTGAGGTTTGTTACGGCTTCTGGAGCAACCCTTGGAGATTGTGCATATGTGACAGATGGTGGTAGCACGAACAGCATACTACTGCCCACTACCAGCAAAGTGCTTATTAGAGGACGTCGCATAGTTTTATTGTGCTTTTTGTGATTGTGTTATGGCATTGGTCAATATAGCCTTAGAATCATTGCTCCAACAGGCAAGGCTTACCCTACCCCTGTTTTCTTTTAACTCTGAACCCCGACCCCTGAACCGAAGGTCTGCGCCAGCGCCCTCCGACCTCTGTATACATTAAATTCCGCACCGCACAATATCGTGCAGTCGAATCAAACCGATACAATGCTGTTGCCCATCTACAACAGGTAAAATCGAAATTTGTGATGGTCGATTTTCCATCAATTCCAGCGCATGAAAGGCAAGTAATTCTGGAGAAACCACAACCGGATTTGCGGTCATGATTGCGATCGCATTAAACGATTCCAAATCTTTGTGTTGAGCTTTTTGCAACAAGCGCCGCAAATCTCCATCTGTAATAATTCCGAGTAAGTGACCCAACTCATCTACTACATTAACGGCTCCCAAACCACCCTTACTAATTGTCGTTAATACTTCAATCCAAGAAGCTTGAGGCGACACAGTGGGATTTTCGACCCCACTGTGCATTAAGTCTCGCACTCGCAATGTCAAGCGCTTACCCAAGCGTCCTGCAGGGTGGTTCACAGCAAAATCTTCGGGCGTTAACCCTTTGACTTGCATCAGAGTCATCGCCAGCGCATCTCCAATAGACAAAGCAACAGTTGTACTCGTCGTTGGTGCAAGATTGAAAGGACACGCTTCTTTATCTACAGCAGCATCCATCACAACATCAGCATTACGAGCTAAGGTAGAGCGCAGATTGCCTACTAAAGCAATAATAGGCACTTGTCGAGCTTTGAGGTGCGGTAACATGACAACAAGCTCATCAGTTTCACCGCTGTTACTTAAAACCATCGCAACATCATCTGATGTGACGATTCCCAAATCGCCATGTAGCGCATCGGCAGGATGCAAATAGACAGCTAGTGTTCCAGTACTTGTCAAAGTTGCAGCAATTTTACGTGCCACAATTCCTGACTTGCCAACACCAGCTAACACCACTTTGCCCCGACAATTGGCTAATATCTCAACTGCCTTTTCGACGTGTTCCGATTGCAAGCGATTTGCTGCTTTAGTAATTGCTTCTGCTTCTAACTTGAGCAGTTCTACAACTTGTAAAACATAAGTTTTATTGTCAATACATTGCATATTGTTGCTCCCTGCTCGCAAGCTAACTATTATTTTTAATGACAAAATGTGCTGTGAACTAAATTATTTAGCTCAACTAATAAGTTGTTTGATTTTTCTCCAATATTTAATGTGATTAGCCTCTTGATATTTTGAGTTATCAAATAAGGGCTTTTTCACTTCTCCAACCAAGTTCACAAAATATCTTGGGTGCTCTGTCAATGAACGTATAGTAACTCCATGTACTGCATAAATTGAATTTAAGAACAATACAAGTACATTGCGCTCATACTTAATTGCTTTACAAGCTTCAACAGCATAACCAGTCAAAGCATTGCTTCTAAATCCTTGAATCTTACCATTTTTAAACTTATAAAGTTGTAAGTTTCCTCCTGTAGAATCATCTTTTGGATCGCGTAGATAAAATAAACCAGCAAATAGCTTATCGGCGAAATCAATATGCGCACTTCTTACCGAAGTTGGACGAATGGTTACAGGAGTGTTTACACAAATCAGTGCATCCAATAACACATCTGCGTTGTCAAAGGTATCAATTTTTCTGACTCCGGAAGTAAGTGAATCAAAGGAGCCATAGTCTTGTTCAAAATTAGGATACAACTGAAGAATATGATCTTTAAATATCTCGATAAACTGCTGAAAAAATAGGTTTGATGAGTGAAGTTGGATAAAATCTTTCCATAGAGGACTTATTTGTTCATCATTGAAAGTGTCTTCTGCAATGTAATGAAATCTGACATTACTAGAAGTTGTTGTTGGCACATTATCTTTACTCTGCTTTAAGGTATCAATTGATGGATATTCTGCCATTAATTTTGCACATAGATCCTCATCTAGAGCATCTTTAACAACAATGTGAGGAAATGGTTCAGCAATAACGTCGCTAGCTTGTACTTTGGATAACAGGGTTCTCATTTTCTGGCTCTACAAAAGTAAGGGTAAAATGCGAAAATACGCAACTAGGAAAGCCAGAAATCTTCTAGTGTCGTAGATATGAACCATGTCGCAATAACACCTTTATATGTTTTAGTTCCGAACTTAAATGGAGAAAGGTAATTACTTTTATTTCAATGTGAATTCAATTGAACTAGAGCAGTTAGCTCTTAGCTAATTCTCAAATAATTACGACTAATTGCTTTCATATGTTTTCACTGCTCAGCTCTTGTTCACCAAACTAATCTTGATTGCCCGTTCTCTCACTTGCCCAAAATCTACTTTTGCTAGAAGTTTCTTTAAGCCTTCCCATTTGCAAAAGTGTTAAAAAAGTCAAGAACACTGTTAGGGTGCAATGTTCTTAACTTGCTTGCCTCAATAATGCCCTGCGACTGAAGTCGGGGCTACTCAAACGAAGTGTGCCTCCGCACACTATGATTGATAGATTTATGAGGGTAAGGCATGCCTTACCCGTAAGTCCACGGAGGTGGACTTTGTTTATCTAGTAGCGAATTTATTCGCCTAGAATTTGTTATTTGT
Above is a window of Gloeocapsopsis sp. IPPAS B-1203 DNA encoding:
- a CDS encoding KpsF/GutQ family sugar-phosphate isomerase, with translation MQCIDNKTYVLQVVELLKLEAEAITKAANRLQSEHVEKAVEILANCRGKVVLAGVGKSGIVARKIAATLTSTGTLAVYLHPADALHGDLGIVTSDDVAMVLSNSGETDELVVMLPHLKARQVPIIALVGNLRSTLARNADVVMDAAVDKEACPFNLAPTTSTTVALSIGDALAMTLMQVKGLTPEDFAVNHPAGRLGKRLTLRVRDLMHSGVENPTVSPQASWIEVLTTISKGGLGAVNVVDELGHLLGIITDGDLRRLLQKAQHKDLESFNAIAIMTANPVVVSPELLAFHALELMENRPSQISILPVVDGQQHCIGLIRLHDIVRCGI
- a CDS encoding 2OG-Fe(II) oxygenase, yielding MRTLLSKVQASDVIAEPFPHIVVKDALDEDLCAKLMAEYPSIDTLKQSKDNVPTTTSSNVRFHYIAEDTFNDEQISPLWKDFIQLHSSNLFFQQFIEIFKDHILQLYPNFEQDYGSFDSLTSGVRKIDTFDNADVLLDALICVNTPVTIRPTSVRSAHIDFADKLFAGLFYLRDPKDDSTGGNLQLYKFKNGKIQGFRSNALTGYAVEACKAIKYERNVLVLFLNSIYAVHGVTIRSLTEHPRYFVNLVGEVKKPLFDNSKYQEANHIKYWRKIKQLIS
- the kdsB gene encoding 3-deoxy-manno-octulosonate cytidylyltransferase, whose product is MEILAVIPARYDSQRFPGKPLVMIKDRPMVQWVYEAAQSCPAFSKVVVATDSELVANCVREFGGAVEMTSSAHQTGTDRVAEVAQRYPQMQAIANVQGDQPFVTAEMLMQLVSPYLEGKAPDMTTLACPLDQETDYFNPNAVKVLCDRNNRALYFSRAPIPYFRNQGAVPVFHHLGLYAFRRDFLADYAQLTPTPLEQCEGLEQLRVLEHGYSIIVCQTQKAVLEINTPADLLQAKSLFAKSIV